The Cygnus atratus isolate AKBS03 ecotype Queensland, Australia chromosome 2, CAtr_DNAZoo_HiC_assembly, whole genome shotgun sequence genome window below encodes:
- the LOC118251052 gene encoding LOW QUALITY PROTEIN: carboxymethylenebutenolidase homolog (The sequence of the model RefSeq protein was modified relative to this genomic sequence to represent the inferred CDS: substituted 1 base at 1 genomic stop codon) — protein MDNELRPFPCDIGDRFDYECCGQEVQVEHIKAYVCKPLASTDKAVIVIQDVFGWQLPNMRHTADIVAAHGYIAICPDVFAGKEAWKPSDDWSNLDDCLKAQDPRKINKEADAILKYLKEQCGAKRLGVIGFXWCGVAVHHMMLTYPKLRAGVSLYGLIKDSDDVSNLLNPTFFIFAEKMTSFPFIKYGTLLEQKLKQNCKADYQVKIYPGQTHGFVHHIREDINPKDKPYIEEERKDMINWLNKYI, from the exons ATGGATAATGAATTGAGGCCCTTCCCATGTGATATTGGAGACAGATTTGACTATGAGTGCTGTGGGCAAGAAGTACAAGTTGAGCACATCAAGGCATATGTCTGCAAACCCCTTGCCAGCACGGACAAAGCTGTGATTGTGATTCAAGATGTGTTTGGATGGCAACTCCCAAACATGAGACACACGGCTGATATAGTTGCAGCTCATGGATACat AGCCATCTGCCCAGACGtttttgcaggaaaagaagCTTGGAAGCCTTCCGATGACTGGTCCAACCTTGATGATTGTCTGAAAGCTCAAGatcccagaaaaataaacaa AGAAGCTGATGCTATTCTGAAATATCTAAAGGAACAGTGTGGTGCTAAGAGATTAGGGGTCATCGGTTTTTGATGGTGTGGTGTTGCTGTACATCACATGATGCTGACATACCCCAAATTAAGGGCTGGTGTATCTCTCTATG gTCTAATCAAGGATTCTGATGATGTGTCCAATCTGCTGAACcctacatttttcatttttgctgaaaagatGACTTCATTCCCCTTCATCAAGTAC GGCACCCTACTGGAGCAGAAGCTAAAGCAAAATTGTAAAGCTGATTATCAGGTTAAAATTTATCCTGGACAAACTCATGGTTTTGTACATCACATAAGAGAAGATATCAATCCTAAGGATAAGCCTTATattgaggaagaaagaaaggatatGATCAACTGgctgaataaatatatttaa
- the LOC118251053 gene encoding carboxymethylenebutenolidase homolog, with translation MADPFLYNTGERSGYGCLGHEVQVEHIKAYVCRPSFFTDKAVIVIHDIFGWQFPDIRYIVDLIAGHGYITICPDFFKGKDPWKTTDHWHDFADWMKEHDPMKVDREADVVLKYLKEQCGAKKIGIVGFSWGGMAVHHLMLKNPQLDAGVSLYGIIRDSEERYNLLNPTFFIFGEKDHTISYDQITLLEEKLKQYCKVAYKIKVYPGQVHGFAQLKPEDMKPDDKPYIEEARKDMIDWIKMFI, from the exons ATGGCAGATCCTTTCCTATATAACACTGGAGAAAGATCTGGATATGGGTGCCTTGGACATGAAGTACAAGTTGAGCACATCAAGGCATATGTCTGTAGACCATCTTTTTTCACAGACAAAGCTGTGATTGTGATTCATGACATATTTGGATGGCAGTTCCCAGACATTAGATATATAGTCGATTTGATTGCAGGTCATGGATACAT AACCATCTGCCCAGACTTTTTCAAGGGGAAAGACCCCTGGAAAACTACTGATCACTGGCATGACTTTGCTGACTGGATGAAAGAACATGATCCTATGAAAGTAGACAG GGAAGCTGATGTTGTCTTGAAGTATCTAAAGGAACAATGCGGTGCAAAGAAGATTGGTATCGTTGGGTTTTCCTGGGGTGGAATGGCAGTACATCACTTGATGCTGAAAAATCCTCAATTAGACGCTGGGGTGTCCCTCTATG GAATAATTAGGGACTCTGAAGAAAGATACAACTTACTAAAtcccacatttttcatttttggtgAGAAAGACCACACTATTTCTTATGACCAG attaCCTTACTGGAGGAGAAGTTGAAACAGTACTGTAAAGTTGCATATAAAATTAAAGTTTATCCTGGGCAGGTTCATGGGTTTGCACAACTGAAGCCAGAAGATATGAAACCTGATGATAAACCTTATATTGAAGAAGCTAGAAAGGATATGATTGACTGgatcaaaatgtttatttga